TGCATCCAAGTTTGAAGAGGAAAATCTAGAATTGGCAATTTCCACAGAAGATTCGGAATCTCCAGTTTCCGGATCAAAATCCTCATCTCCATAAAGAAGACGTCCGTTGATCTCGGAGAAATCTTGAATATCCAACATTTCCAATTGAGAAAGTACAACCGCACGTTCTATTACATTTTCAAGTTCCCGAACATTTCCGGGCCAACTGTAATTCATCAAAAGTTTATGCGCTTCTCTTGTGACTCCCGTGATTTTTTTACCGTTTTCTTCGGTATACTTTGCAATGAAGTGATTGATCAGAAGAGGAATGTCATCCGATCTTTCACGAAGAGGAGGAGTCACCATATTTACAACGTTCAATCTGTAAAAAAGGTCCGGTCTGAATTTTTTTTCAGAAATTAATTTTTCCAAATCCGCGTTAGTCGCTGCTATCACTCTTACGTCTATCTTTTTAGGTTTAACGGAACCGACGGCTTCGATTTCTTTCTCTTGCAGAACTCTCAAAAGTTTAGATTGTAAATTGAGATCCATTTCTCCGATTTCGTCCAAGAAAATCGTTCCCGTATCAGCCATCTCGAACTTACCTTTTTTATCAGAAACTGCTCCCGTAAAAGAACCTTTTTTATGACCAAAAAGTTCGCTCTCAAGTAAGTTTTCAGGAATTGCGGCACAATTGATTTTGATAAACGGTTTATCGGCGCGGGAAGAATTATAATGAATTGCAGAAGCGATCATTTCTTTACCGGTACCGGATTCTCCAGTAATCAAAACGGAAGCTCTAGAATCGGAAACAAGATGAATCATTTCAAAAAGTTTTTCCATTGGTTTGGATTTACCGATCAAAGAACCGAATTTATATTTATTCTTTAATTCCCTTTTGAGAAGAACGTTCTCTCTAGAAATTTCTCTTTTTTCCTCGTCGATGAGTTTTTGAATCCGAATCGCTTGGTAAATCACGGACGCAACTACTTGCAAAAAATCTAAATAAGTTTTTAAATCGATGTATTTTTTATGAACAAAATAAACGCTTACAACTCCTAAAACGTCCGTATCGGATTTGATCGGAGCGGCAAGAAAACTAACGTTCTCCGGATTGTTTTTAAAATGAGCTGCATTCCCCACACGATTTAAAAAATTTTCGTCGTTTGCAATGGATTCGATGATGATGGGTTCTCCCGTTTCAAAAACTTTTCCGGTAACACCTTCTCCGGGAAAATAAACTCCCTTTTCCATTTCTTCGGCGGTTAAACCGGAAGCTGCTTCCAATTTCAAAATTGCTTTTTCCGGTTCGAAAAGTACAATACTCCCGCGTTCTAAGTTCAGGGATTTTTCCAAACGATCCATAATGTCTTCAAAAATTTCTTGAAGTACTAAAGTAGAAGTAACGGTTCTGGAAATATCAATCAGTACTTGTTGAATTTTATTTTTTTGTTCAAGTTGTCTAAAAATTTGTAAGTTCTTAAAAATCTGAGCGGCTTGATTGGCAAGAGTAGAAATAATTTCTAAATGTTCTTCGTTAAAAGCTCCTTTACGACTGGAATCCAAAGAGATTACGCCGATCACTACGTCTTCAACGATCATCGGAACTGCGAGTTCCGACATAATATCATCCTTTATGGAAATGTAATGTGGATTTGCGGTAACGTCGCTGACGATCATACCTTCGCCCGACGCGGCTACAATTCCGGTAATTCCTTCTCCAACTTTCAGTTTTACCTTAGTTCGAACGGAAGGATTCATTCCGCGGAAAGTCACAATGTCTAAAACGTTTTCTTTCTCATTGACCAACATCAGAGAGCCGGAGCCGACCTCGCAAATCTGAATGCAACGTTCTAAAATTAAATCCAGAAGTTTATCCGGATCTAAGGTAGAATTCATTGCTGTAGCAACTTCTTGTATAGATCTTAAGGGACTAGGCTTCACATATCCTGACATGCTTAAAATTTTTGCGATTTGACAATTTTGAAGTCAATTCAAATTTTATTTTTCGCCTATTTATAGAGCGATTTTTTTGAATAATGCTGATAAATATCTATAATTTATTCGTTTTTATCTAAGTTGAATTCGACTTTTAGAAAATCTAAGTTTTACTAAATTTATAGACTTATGTAACATTTAAATCTTACATTCGCTCGTAGATACAAACTCCATAAATCAATAAGAGAATATTTTTTAAAGAAAAACCATTCCTTAAAACATAGAATGTAGGATCTACTACTTTTAGAAAGTTTTCTAATGTACTTACAATGAACTTACGTTAAACTAGGCATTCGATCCGATTTGCCGAAATCGAGTTTCTACAAAATTTACTTTAAACGGAATCAATCCGGAAATCAATAGAATAGAAACGATATGACTCTTGGGCAATCCGAAAAAACCCGTTAAGTCAGCACGATGAGAGATAAAATCTCCGAATCCACACAAAAGATTTTTCATGCGGTCTGGGAAAGAATCACTCCTTTTCACGAGATGATCTTATCTCGTCCCGCGGTCCTTTCCTACTCCGGCGGAAAAGATTCATCTATCTTGTTACATTTTTATTTCTGGTTGTGGATAGAAAAAAAAATACCTGCACCTTGTATTTATCATCTAGACCATTCGATCCGGTTCAATTTGGAACAGGAAAAAAAAATCTTCGAATATGCAGATAGTACGTTTCCGTTTTCTAAAATATTCAAAAAAAAGAATATTCCTGTTTTATCAAGAAGATTAGGCAAAACACTTGAAGAAACAGCAAGGGCGTTTCGATATAAGGATCTAAAAAAAATCTCGGATCAATACGAAGGTTATATAGTCACGGGTCATCACTCGAGTGATTATCTGGAGACGATCCTTCTTAACTTGATTCGAGGAGGTGGCTGGAATTCGTTACGAACCTTAGGATGGTATGAAAAAAACCGCTTTAGACCGCTATTTGCATTCGCCAAAGAAGAAATAGAAATAATCTTACAATTCGAACTTTGGAAAATTTTTGAAGACGAATCCAACAATAGCGATGAATATCTTAGAAATCGAATTCGAAACTATATTATACCTTTATTATTAAGAGAAGGAGCCGATCCAGATCGAATTTATAAAAACTTTCATCGGATAGAAAAACCGGTTTCTAAAATTTTTTCCAAAAAGAGTTTACATCATAAAATTCCTTCTTTTTTAAAAATAGATATTTGGGTTTTGAACGACCTTTCTCAAAGAGAAAGAAAATTCTTTATAGATCGTTATCTACGTTCCTTAAATTTATATCCTATAACACGAAATTTTTTCAGAGACCTTACGGATCTTTTACAAAAGGGAAATTCGTTCAGCCTTGAAAACAAAGAAACATGGTTTTGGAAGTCGACTTCTTCCGACCTTTATCTGATTCCTAAAAACTCTCCTTGTTTAAGAGAATTTAGATTTGAACCGAAAGAGATGGTTCTCAAATGGAACGGAAATCAAAAAAAAATCCCTCCGGATTTAATTCCGGATTTATGCCCTCCAGGAGCCAAAATTCGTAAAAACGGGATGAGTATAGAAATTTCCGAAATCTTACGACAAAAAGAGATTCCTGTTCCGGTTAGAAAAATGCTACCCATACTTCGCGGGGAAAGGAAAGTTGATGTGATCTGTCTGAGCCTTTGGGACCCTAAAATAGGCGACATCGTAGCAGACAGAATTTTACCTGACTTTCAGGAGCCCGGAGTATGAACGAGGATCCTCAAAAAAAGGATGAACCATTCTTTAAAGACGTTGAGTTCAAAGCGTCTTACGGAAAAGCAAATCAAATTCCTTCTCAAGGGATGCCTCAGATAGCATTTGCAGGCCGCTCTAACGCCGGTAAGTCCTCCTTACTCAATGCAATTTTAGAAAGAAAATCTCTCGCAAAAGTATCTTCCACACCCGGAAAAACAAAACTACTCAATTTCTTTTTCGTAAATCATTCTATTTATCTCGTGGATTTACCTGGTTTCGGCTATTCTGCAAATTCTCATAAAGATCACGAAGCGATGATGGGTCTTTTGATGGATTACTTGAATCTAGCAAAAGATCTCAAATGTTTATTTTTAGTCTGCGATTCTCAGAGGGAATTACCGGAAGAAGAACTAGAGTTGATCGGAACCTGTTTTGAAAGAAATATAAAACCGGTTTTAGTAAGAACAAAAATCGACAAACTAAATCAAAGTGATCTTTCTAAACTTAGAAAAAAAATGAAAAACATACACGAATTGTATCCTATGCTTGAAACCGTACTTGTTTCTAATAAATCCGGCAAAGGTTTACTCGAACTTAGAAAGATCGTATATTCATTAATTGAAACCACCGAAAATCGTCTAGAAAGAATCGAAGAAATTTCTTAATTTAACGTGAGTTCGTCGTAAGAAGATGAGAAAGAATTTTCTAAAAGTATGAGTTCGTAAAATCGTGATTTGTGGTAGTTCCCATATTTTAGGAATCGAGATCACAATTTTTTTAGAACCATGGATTCTTTAGGCCAAACTTACGTTAAAATAAAGTGCTCAATAGAGTTGTTGAAAAATGAATTCTCCATCTGTTTCTATTTCATGGAAACGAGCAATTGAAATAGTTTTGTTAAACTGAACTATGGAATTTTTCAACAACTCTAATATTTTGCGTTGAAATAGGGCTTTGTGATAAAAATTTACGGTACTCAATTTGATAGGGATCAGTAATTAAACTTTAGCATCTAAAAAATTACCGAGTTTATCAGAAACATTTGTATTGAATATTTTTAAACTCATTCTAGTTTGTTTATCTATAAGTTCCTTAAAAGTATCCATCGTATCTTTTAAAATCGCTTTTAGTTTCTCTTGACTGAGAACCATTTCAAGTTTTCTCTTTTTCTCTTCTAATTCGGTTTTTCGAATAGAATCGAACCCTTTTTCCTCTTCCGCATTTTTTTTCGTTTCGAAAATTTTAAGTTCGGATTCAATTCTACGAATTTCGGATAGAATTTGTTTTTCCCTATCC
The nucleotide sequence above comes from Leptospira kirschneri serovar Cynopteri str. 3522 CT. Encoded proteins:
- a CDS encoding sigma-54-dependent Fis family transcriptional regulator, encoding MNSTLDPDKLLDLILERCIQICEVGSGSLMLVNEKENVLDIVTFRGMNPSVRTKVKLKVGEGITGIVAASGEGMIVSDVTANPHYISIKDDIMSELAVPMIVEDVVIGVISLDSSRKGAFNEEHLEIISTLANQAAQIFKNLQIFRQLEQKNKIQQVLIDISRTVTSTLVLQEIFEDIMDRLEKSLNLERGSIVLFEPEKAILKLEAASGLTAEEMEKGVYFPGEGVTGKVFETGEPIIIESIANDENFLNRVGNAAHFKNNPENVSFLAAPIKSDTDVLGVVSVYFVHKKYIDLKTYLDFLQVVASVIYQAIRIQKLIDEEKREISRENVLLKRELKNKYKFGSLIGKSKPMEKLFEMIHLVSDSRASVLITGESGTGKEMIASAIHYNSSRADKPFIKINCAAIPENLLESELFGHKKGSFTGAVSDKKGKFEMADTGTIFLDEIGEMDLNLQSKLLRVLQEKEIEAVGSVKPKKIDVRVIAATNADLEKLISEKKFRPDLFYRLNVVNMVTPPLRERSDDIPLLINHFIAKYTEENGKKITGVTREAHKLLMNYSWPGNVRELENVIERAVVLSQLEMLDIQDFSEINGRLLYGDEDFDPETGDSESSVEIANSRFSSSNLDALDGRAIEVVVGEVEARLIKYAMKKFKYTKTRVAKFLGINRNTLDKKIKDLKIDY
- the yihA gene encoding ribosome biogenesis GTP-binding protein YihA/YsxC; its protein translation is MNEDPQKKDEPFFKDVEFKASYGKANQIPSQGMPQIAFAGRSNAGKSSLLNAILERKSLAKVSSTPGKTKLLNFFFVNHSIYLVDLPGFGYSANSHKDHEAMMGLLMDYLNLAKDLKCLFLVCDSQRELPEEELELIGTCFERNIKPVLVRTKIDKLNQSDLSKLRKKMKNIHELYPMLETVLVSNKSGKGLLELRKIVYSLIETTENRLERIEEIS
- the tilS gene encoding tRNA lysidine(34) synthetase TilS, which translates into the protein MRDKISESTQKIFHAVWERITPFHEMILSRPAVLSYSGGKDSSILLHFYFWLWIEKKIPAPCIYHLDHSIRFNLEQEKKIFEYADSTFPFSKIFKKKNIPVLSRRLGKTLEETARAFRYKDLKKISDQYEGYIVTGHHSSDYLETILLNLIRGGGWNSLRTLGWYEKNRFRPLFAFAKEEIEIILQFELWKIFEDESNNSDEYLRNRIRNYIIPLLLREGADPDRIYKNFHRIEKPVSKIFSKKSLHHKIPSFLKIDIWVLNDLSQRERKFFIDRYLRSLNLYPITRNFFRDLTDLLQKGNSFSLENKETWFWKSTSSDLYLIPKNSPCLREFRFEPKEMVLKWNGNQKKIPPDLIPDLCPPGAKIRKNGMSIEISEILRQKEIPVPVRKMLPILRGERKVDVICLSLWDPKIGDIVADRILPDFQEPGV